The Carassius gibelio isolate Cgi1373 ecotype wild population from Czech Republic chromosome B18, carGib1.2-hapl.c, whole genome shotgun sequence sequence ACTTGTATAACTAaatacaccttaaaataaaatgtagccaAAAATCAAAACCATGAGAAgaggtttaattaaattttacaNNNNNNNNNNNNNNNNNNNNNNNNNNNNNNNNNNNNNNNNNNNNNNNNNNNNNNNNNNNNNNNNNNNNNNNNNNNNNNNNNNNNNNNNNNNNNNNNNNNNNNNNNNNNNNNNNNNNNNNNNNNNNNNNNNNNNNNNNNNNNNNNNNNNNNNNNNNNNNNNNNNNNNNNNNNNNNNNNNNNNNNNNNNNNNNNNNNNNNNNNNNNNNNNNNNNNNNNNNNNNNNNNNNNNNNNNNNNNNNNNNNNNNNNNNNNNNNNNNNNNNNNNNNNNNNNNNNNNNNNNNNNNNNNNNNNNNNNNNNNNNNNNNNNNNNNNNNNNNNNNNNNNNNNNNNNNNNNNNNNNNNNNNNNNNNNNNNNNNNNNNNNNNNNNNNNNNNNNNNNNNNNNNNNNNNNNNNNNNNNNNNNNNNNNNNNNNNNNNNNNNNNNNNNNNNNNNNNNNNNNNNNNNNNNNNNNNNNNNNNNNNNNNNNNNNNNNNNNNNNNNNNNNNNNNNNNNNNNNNNCCCATTTTAAAACAGGTGTATTGGTGATATAACCGTACCTCTTTGGCATGTCTAAGGCCTCTTTCCCAGGCGCTCTCCACCGGAGGATCTAGAGGAGGCGGCGGAGGAGGCAACTCTTCTACGGCAGGGGCTCCCTGGAAGAAATCAGGATTCAAATgttgaactgaaatgtaaacttaCTTTGAATTAAGAAACACACACAATAGTAGAAAATTAAGCACAGAGGATGTATACCCAGGGGTTAGCGGGCATGAGGGGGTGAGGTCCACCTGCCCCTCCTCCAGGAGGTGCTCCGTTAGGAGAGAAGGGATCTGGCTTGGAGATGAGGGAGTAGTTGCCTTTATCATTGACTCCTGGATGGATGAATCTACAGATCATGCCCCAGGTGCAGTTACCTGCAAGAGACCAGGCAGaaaccatttaaatatatattgatcatttaaaaaaataaataaatagcatcaATATCAAAACCATCCACTGCTTTTGGAATGTGCTGTGAAGACAAATGTGCTCACAGAAAAAATACTGCATTGAATTGCTCCCTCTACTGTTGTAACTTGGGCACATGCTGAACAACAAACTGAATGTGAGGCTTATCAAACTTCAAAGCATGTTATCATCAAGAGAAATTGTTAGATTATTACCTTGGGCTACATAAACACACAATTTGATAGGTAGAAAAGCTGTAGCAGCAGATTTTAAGTATTCAGGTAATCACATGAATGAAGAACTACCTTTCATAAAAAACCTGCAGATGGGCCGGGGTCTGATCTTCCTGTCCATCGGGTCCTTGACCTCGCCCTCCTCGAGATCATCATCCTAAAAAATAAACCGCAACACTCTCACGACAGCACCTTTTAATGAACATTTATCTAAGTTTTTATACATCAAACAATCTtggaaaaaaagtatcatggtttccataaaaatctaaatataaacattttaaacatggtaaatcatactaaaatttctgaaatattactttattcactgtatttttaagtaaataaaacttgttgacaccaaacttttgaatagttgtgTGACTACATagtacagtatttaaaaagttgatcatgtgatagaataatataattatgttttcTGATTTGCCAATGCCTGTCATTTccattctacaaaaaaaaaaaaaaaaaaaaaaaaagatattgcaTTCAATTGCTCCCTCTACTGTTGTGATCTGGTCATACAAAAATATTACCTGCGACATgaaaaacaaacttaaacaaaTGTAGTTGggtttcatataaatattaaatttaaaatccAGAATACAAAGTTAAAAAGCAATAGTTTTATCtgcaacacccccccccccccccataaaaaaaaaaacataagaaaaaaatggCATGACTTGCTCTGCAGTGTCGAACTGAGATTGAACAGCTCCTATTATCATATGCTAGTCACAAATGATTTCAACATACTTACATCTATCTCTCCCTCATCAATCTctccatcatcttcctctttctttttatcaCGGAACGAATCTCTCCTGCCTCTCTCCCTCGAGTCCTCAGATTTTCTAAGCGGTGTGTCTTTGTTATCTGGGGGCAGAATTGGTTTTCTTTCCTTTCTCTTCCGTCttttctcctcctcttcatcatcctcttcctcatcttctcCATCTTCCCCGGCGGGACCCttctctccctcctcctcctcaggAGCAGCAGCACTCGGCTCTTCAGGAACCTCCTCGTCATAATCCAGCTCATGTTCATCCAGATCTCTGGACACAGAAGATTCGTCCTTCAAATCACTCACTACCATTGCTGCCCTCCTCcgcctcctcctctcttcttcctcatcatcctcttcctcaagCTCAGCACGGCTAAGGCCAGACTTGGTGGTTGCCTCATCTTCCTCATCTCGCTCCTCTTCTGCTGGGGTGAAAAGTCGCTCGTCTTCTGGCCCTGGCGAGTCAGGATCAGGTGATCTCGGCGTTTCAAGGATTTCCTCCTCAGGAGACTGGCTAGCATCCCGCCTGCTTCCTCGGACCGTCAAACCGAGGTCATGTTGGTGGACGTTTTCTCTCTCCTCCCTGTCCATCTTGTAGTCTTCCAGGTCTGATACCTCCTCAGGATCTTCTCGTCTAGCTGCTACTTTGTCTCCATCCTCAAAGTCTGAGTCTCCTCCACCTTCCTGTACTTCATTCTCATCATCATTCAAAAGCTCACTGTCTGAGACTCCCCTGTCAACTTCTGATGGGGACTCGGGCAACTCTAGCAGCTCGTTGTCGGAGAGACCCTTTTCCTCCTCCTCAGGAGATTGTGGGGACTGGGTGGGGCTCTCAGGCGTATCCATCAGCAAGAACTCTGAAGCAGACATTGAATATCAGCCAAACAAGTCAAAAGTCTCAAAAGTTAACAGGCCCTCTAAGACCCGACTAAATAATTAATAcccttattaaaataatatctatTTTTGCAAACTACTGGAAACCTAACACTTTCATAACAAATCTAGTAAATACTTATTTGGcatattatgttttaattaacatgaattaattatatttaataacaaatgcataaaaaaatacttaattaaaaaaaagagaaagaaaataaatgtagaatatatatatatacacacacgcatataCAGTTAAAAATTATAGaagcttttttgttttaattttaattattggaGCTTGCAGCTCATGAAAGTCAGAAATCCAGtctctcaaaatattagaatatttcttaagatcaataaaaaaaatagaggaTTCGCAAAACAGAAAAGCTCAAGTTCTTTAAAGTATGTTCATTAATACACTTAATAAATGGGCAGGTGACAAGTCTTGCTGGAAAagtaaatcagcatctccataatgCTTCTCAGCAGATGGAAGCCAAAATCTCCCGGTAGATGGCAGCATTAACTTTGGATTTAAAAAgacaatgaaccaacaccagcagacatcacggctccccaaatcatcactgacttcagaaacttaacactggatttTAAGCCGCttgattctgtgcctctccagtcatCATCCAGACATTGATTAGCTAATATAATGCTGAATTAACTTTTATCTGacaagaggactttggaccacttagcaacagtccagttcttattctccttagcccaggtaagatgcttctgacattgtttttgtttcagaagtggcttggtaccccttttcctgaagacgtctgagtgtggtgactcgaTGCAATGACTACAGCTTCAGTCCACTACttgaagctctcccaagtgttTGAATCTGCGTTGCTTGACAGTATTCTCAAGCTTGCGGTCATCTCCTGTTGCTTGTGTACCTTTTCCTACCgattttgcatttaatatgctttgataaaGCACTCTGTGAGCAGCCAcccctttcagtaatgaccttctgtgacttaccctatttgtgaagggtgtcaatgatcgtCTTGTGGACCATTGCCAAGTCAGCATTCTTCCCCAGTATTGTGGATTCAAAGAACAAGAGATACCCGGAATTTACACTGTAGGGATGGGCATTTaataaaactcaaatgtaaatattttaatattttgagacACTGGATTGAGTTTCAAGAGCTATAAGCTCTaatcattaaacaaacaaaacaaaaaaaaactgctgaaatgttttacttaaaatgtaatgaatctagaatatctGAAAGTTAcactttttgaaataagttacaaaaacaaaaatgtaatttatcatgatattcaaattttttgagtttctctctctctctctatatatatatatacaaaattaaagACAACAATAATTAATAAGTAAAGTTAATGCTTGAACCCTCTGAGGGTTGACttaaaactaaacataaaacaaCTACaaccatttatatttttaagcttttaaatatactaatattgtgcaaatattaaaaatgagagtgtttgtaaaatgaacaaaaataagctTTACTTCGGTTGATACCTCACTTTAAAAATGCTTGtcacttaatttatttttgattgaCAGTGTCTTATACAAACCTGTCAGTTTTTATTGTAGCGACAATCATTTAAATATCAATGGTATTTAGATGAAAACTATACAATGGTGATTTTATATAAAAGCTACACTTTCATAAACAAAATcccttttaaaatgaataaactaaCGTTACCCTACTAGACTAGTTCTTCCATAACAATACCCCATATATTAGCCCGCTAACGTAAAATAGCTTAACCGCATTCAAAACTTAAACTCATAAACATAAACTCTTCCATACCACACAAAGGCCAGTCATCTGGAACTTGTTTACCTTCTCATATTAAGGCAATGGATTCA is a genomic window containing:
- the LOC127977090 gene encoding zinc finger CCCH domain-containing protein 18-like; amino-acid sequence: MDTPESPTQSPQSPEEEEKGLSDNELLELPESPSEVDRGVSDSELLNDDENEVQEGGGDSDFEDGDKVAARREDPEEVSDLEDYKMDREERENVHQHDLGLTVRGSRRDASQSPEEEILETPRSPDPDSPGPEDERLFTPAEEERDEEDEATTKSGLSRAELEEEDDEEEERRRRRRAAMVVSDLKDESSVSRDLDEHELDYDEEVPEEPSAAAPEEEEGEKGPAGEDGEDEEEDDEEEEKRRKRKERKPILPPDNKDTPLRKSEDSRERGRRDSFRDKKKEEDDGEIDEGEIDDDDLEEGEVKDPMDRKIRPRPICRFFMKGNCTWGMICRFIHPGVNDKGNYSLISKPDPFSPNGAPPGGGAGGPHPLMPANPWGAPAVEELPPPPPPLDPPVESAWERGLRHAKEG